From the genome of Triticum aestivum cultivar Chinese Spring chromosome 3B, IWGSC CS RefSeq v2.1, whole genome shotgun sequence, one region includes:
- the LOC100415862 gene encoding UDP-glycosyltransferase 73C10: protein MTFAGSGDGQSGSARAHFVLVPMMAQGRTIPMTDMACLLAEHGAQVSFITTPVNAARLEGFAAKVEAAGLVVQLVELHFPSVEFGLPDGCENLDMIQSKNLFFNFMKACAALHEPLMAYLREQQRSPPSCIISDMAHWWTGDIARELGIPRLTFSGFCGFSSLVRYIVFHNNVLENVTDDNELITIPGFPTPLELTKAKLPGTLCVPGMEQIREKMFEEELRCDGEITNSFKELETLYIESYEQITRKKVWTIGPMCLCHRNSNRTAARGNKASMDEAQCLQWLDSRKPGSVIFVSFGSLACTTPQQLVELGLGLEASKKPFVWVIKAGAKLPEVEEWLADGFEERVKDRGLIIRGWAPQLMILQHQAVGGFVTHCGWNSTIEGICAGVPMITWPHFGEQFLNEKLLVDVLQIGMEVGVKGVTQWGSENQEVMVTRDAVETAVNTLMGEGEATEELRMRAEDCAIKARRAFDEEGSSYNNVRLLIQEMGNKTNACG, encoded by the exons ATGACCTTCGCCGGCAGCGGTGATGGCCAGAGCGGCTCTGCGAGGGCGCACTTCGTGCTGGTACCCATGATGGCTCAAGGCCGTACCATCCCCATGACCGACATGGCATGCCTGCTGGCAGAGCATGGCGCGCAGGTCAGCTTCATCACCACGCCGGTCAACGCCGCTAGGTTGGAAGGCTTCGCCGCTAAGGTGGAGGCGGCGGGCCTGGTGGTTCAGCTCGTGGAGCTCCACTTCCCGAGTGTAGAGTTCGGCCTACCAGATGGGTGCGAGAACCTCGACATGATCCAATCAAAGAATTTGTTCTTTAACTTCATGAAGGCATGTGCCGCGCTGCATGAGCCGCTCATGGCGTACCTCCGTGAGCAGCAGCGCTCCCCTCCTAGCTGCATCATATCTGACATGGCGCACTGGTGGACCGGTGACATCGCAAGGGAGCTCGGCATCCCGAGGCTCACCTTTAGTGGCTTTTGTGGCTTCTCGTCCCTTGTCAG GTACATCGTTTTTCACAACAATGTATTGGAGAATGTCACAGATGACAATGAGCTCATCACGATCCCGGGGTTCCCTACACCGCTAGAGTTGACGAAGGCTAAGTTGCCTGGAACCCTTTGTGTTCCGGGTATGGAGCAAATCCGTGAGAAGATGTTTGAGGAGGAGCTGAGATGCGATGGTGAGATCACCAATAGCTTCAAAGAGCTCGAGACATTGTACATTGAATCCTATGAGCAGATAACAAGGAAGAAGGTCTGGACGATCGGGCCAATGTGCCTCTGCCACCGAAACAGCAACAGAACGGCCGCAAGAGGAAACAAGGCGTCAATGGATGAGGCACAGTGCTTGCAATGGCTTGATTCAAGGAAGCCAGGCTCAGTGATCTTTGTGAGTTTTGGAAGCCTCGCTTGCACTACACCTCAACAACTTGTTGAACTGGGACTGGGACTTGAAGCCTCCAAGAAACCATTTGTTTGGGTGATTAAAGCAGGAGCTAAGCTTCCAGAAGTCGAGGAATGGCTCGCAGATGGGTTCGAGGAGCGCGTCAAAGACAGAGGTCTGATCATAAGGGGTTGGGCACCACAGCTCATGATCCTGCAGCACCAAGCCGTTGGAGGATTCGTGacgcactgcgggtggaactcAACAATAGAGGGCATCTGTGCAGGTGTGCCCATGATCACATGGCCACACTTTGGGGAGCAGTTTTTGAATGAGAAGCTGCTTGTGGATGTGCTGCAAATCGGGATGGAGGTTGGAGTGAAAGGAGTTACACAGTGGGGAAGTGAAAACCAGGAGGTTATGGTTACCAGAGATGCTGTGGAGACAGCAGTGAACACCCTGATGGGTGAAGGGGAGGCTACAGAGGAGTTGAGAATGAGAGCAGAAGACTGCGCCATTAAGGCAAGGAGGGCTTTCGACGAGGAAGGTTCTTCTTACAACAACGTAAGGCTGTTAATTCAAGAAATGGGAAACAAGACGAATGCATGTGGTTGA